Proteins encoded within one genomic window of Acidimicrobiales bacterium:
- a CDS encoding enoyl-CoA hydratase-related protein translates to MADEEPVLVREQRGNVLILRLNRPEARNALNGALMGALGEGIHEAESNPDIRAIVLTGTGDRSFCAGMDLRAFASGESTAPQASPEGQAAFGRFFGGGDVDVPIVGAAQATAVAGGFELLLNCDLVVAAETAQFGIPEVKRSLFAAGGGVYLSERIPLAVALELGLTGDPIDATRAQQLGLINQVTSADKVVAAAVELAERIAKNGPLGLAATKKILRAAASDHAKAAAIFAEWQPKVFGSNDAREGSLAFVEKREPKWTGT, encoded by the coding sequence ATGGCTGACGAAGAACCCGTCCTGGTCCGCGAGCAGCGCGGCAATGTCCTTATCCTCCGCCTCAACCGACCCGAAGCCCGCAACGCGCTCAACGGCGCGCTGATGGGTGCGCTCGGCGAAGGCATTCACGAAGCCGAGTCGAACCCCGACATCCGCGCCATCGTCCTGACGGGCACGGGCGACCGCTCGTTCTGTGCCGGCATGGACCTGCGGGCGTTCGCGTCGGGTGAGTCGACCGCCCCGCAGGCGAGCCCCGAAGGCCAAGCGGCGTTCGGTCGCTTCTTCGGCGGCGGCGACGTGGACGTGCCGATCGTCGGCGCCGCCCAGGCGACCGCCGTCGCCGGTGGTTTCGAGCTGCTGTTGAACTGCGACCTCGTCGTGGCGGCCGAGACAGCGCAGTTCGGCATCCCCGAGGTCAAGCGCAGCCTGTTCGCCGCCGGCGGTGGCGTGTACCTGAGCGAGCGCATCCCGCTCGCCGTCGCCCTCGAGCTCGGGCTCACCGGTGACCCGATCGACGCCACCCGCGCTCAGCAGCTCGGCCTGATCAATCAGGTGACGTCGGCCGACAAGGTGGTCGCCGCTGCGGTCGAACTCGCCGAGCGCATCGCCAAGAACGGCCCGCTCGGCCTGGCGGCCACCAAGAAGATCCTGCGGGCCGCGGCGAGCGACCACGCCAAGGCGGCAGCGATCTTCGCCGAGTGGCAGCCGAAGGTCTTCGGCTCCAACGACGCTCGGGAAGGCTCGCTCGCCTTCGTCGAAAAGCGCGAGCCGAAGTGGACCGGCACCTGA
- a CDS encoding BTAD domain-containing putative transcriptional regulator has product MFELRLLGSTEVRVDGAPVPLPLQLRRLIAVLALAGRGGATTYQLIEALWRHDPPDNAVGTLFAHVSKLRRSLGRHRGLVVNTRPGYRLDAAPDSLDIVRFEQQLARARQLTRHEDASGAADAFEAALGEWHGDALAEFSDEEFARAEATRLTQLRVAATRALAATWTQIGRVEEADELLDRLALAGPFGAGFTLPRGMGR; this is encoded by the coding sequence GTGTTCGAACTCCGCCTCCTCGGCAGCACCGAGGTCCGCGTCGACGGCGCCCCGGTGCCGCTGCCGCTGCAGCTGCGCCGTCTGATCGCCGTCCTGGCGCTCGCCGGCCGCGGCGGTGCGACGACCTATCAACTGATCGAGGCCCTGTGGCGCCACGACCCTCCCGACAACGCCGTCGGGACGCTCTTCGCCCACGTCTCGAAGCTGCGGCGCTCGCTCGGGCGCCACCGTGGCTTGGTCGTGAACACCCGGCCGGGATACCGCCTCGACGCCGCACCCGATTCCCTCGACATCGTCCGCTTCGAGCAGCAGCTCGCCCGGGCGCGCCAGCTGACGCGCCACGAGGACGCCTCCGGGGCGGCGGACGCGTTCGAGGCGGCGCTGGGCGAATGGCACGGCGACGCGCTGGCCGAGTTCAGCGACGAGGAGTTCGCCCGGGCCGAGGCCACGCGCCTCACGCAGCTGCGCGTCGCCGCCACCCGCGCGCTGGCCGCCACGTGGACACAGATCGGACGCGTCGAGGAGGCGGACGAACTCCTCGACCGGTTGGCACTTGCCGGGCCGTTCGGCGCCGGTTTCACGCTCCCAAGGGGGATGGGTAGATGA
- a CDS encoding calcium-binding protein — protein sequence MKTTHWRAALAATLMIATALVVIPLRAQAAPDQGVLDALDMLTSATGMIRSAADIADLAPSLPFTDARPADLLRDLADRIPAADDLTDASSLQRQLEHADTTLHDGVVVQFGCPPGDDGCPTPVVVSLPSAPGGMLRLDLPIDVSRPGHGDDGTPSGDASLLIPAATDGGSNMLTSTTRDIDVSMHFGTTLRLRRQYGDMTAADGTWLEGSSAGRAPVIDLGADAVFDHVDIPLRLGIVDMDATVNGHSHFTAPVTLRDPNGDGRVTRAEWETLRPGDLFNTPGASPSGDAALDLDLTTPALDDGPTATLHAAGTMTDGTFTPTVTGSLGDLSRFDLLHADNLRDALSKLAAILRTAGSVAGHNVPFLGDDPTSGFSGNLADATGIVDRLVRALDAQSVVCNKDGGEPVPNGTPLPAGTILRCRAAIARATDAISSIDWRADGADVHGAVEGTVGQAPLHDVLVELTRPGVPDVHVAYRDAAGSHLAGLAAQSINEMQAALDTAHVPVDLRWDAAHTALVASLQTSAAHDVDTDVPLAVGDVLAGDGGGQHASGLVGLNADHAIAHVHLTAPQLSVGLGLVMAPPTGDLPAGSADRVMVVDPGTGLLNIGAATVTAPANPKLTGRVGFLGVDATLTNFRLGSPTGTNALHVALNQRTGTDWPEAWPLPALVDRPADALAATIALGATGDLAVGVHAGAHSTCPASTDGCVSALGAHVSFEWPDVLTGAPEISGDWSAFNPFRTYGSGDPKVMLGAILDQLDALAGYLDSSELRKPLPLVGVSPASLIGDISDARAKLAALRGAPGTTAPQTLQDLADAVTTALHLPAGAITLAIEDGVLKAEFKDALAPDAIDVPLSAAFGNRGADVFDLGGALVHLAPSGAVHFEADLPLDGTPPSLGDAGLEAGLDADITLPDHSHVGVGPFMLPIDSGQAALDLHIAADPAHGVQLLSDGGGVDCGTVTNHQTITALDGLACARLDLGALGQLGAVLRDDGHTVDASAPDFDFSHLTFDFTTLLQGFDALTGTLGSAMRTGHTLPVIGDALDGGSDAVGKLQATVQDLRDQLATLPPDMGTIESTIETKLPGSDATFYCGTGTCLSQQDTNLVDVTDLQVHFSPNKPIDVAKPFNLGLPGFPLSTSGTVRVLGGLDGDVTFGMSRDDGPYVSFPHGAPALHVGVNAGLGTAEAPCSTTAPVIKKLPGYDNTRCIRGRLGLLTAQLADGDGGVNSPKTSIGVDASLAVSGGALDAENRQRVPLRDFSTRTVDVTPTVTGGADLNLRFRTGIDGNDGLPSLAGRIDGHWSPTGTRAPTLSLDQLYIDPGNAIDKLAGPVINQLNDLVEPIVPVFDLLQAPLPVVSDLHLVDPPNLLGLLGSATDKGLIDSVTGIVAEARALTSHGTNTTLIPLGFNGQPGTLGIDTATAATHPPTQGNETSLIGASDIGVCSLTDATLVPGTAAPTCRRHHTGDVGFGQPPTPNPCPTSDDVPEKLGVTGLSFPVLDSPASLASLLVGKDATLVAYNPPCLHASFGAHPSTTIPVGFIPVTLSVGIDLNVAGHFGVSYDTAGLRSVVDGGNVSGLLRGFALDDLHGDPSDPAELHVDATLSGQAAVNAFVAKAGIEGGVGLGLDLNLQDPNHDGHVRFDELDSRGPLCWFDTQFSAFYFLRAFLEVHYLVGSHRSNLDIVPRTDVPLTDWKCGPAPDLATDQHNTNPHTLSLNTTSGDDHMTVRPIEGGLRVSRGGRVEDHPGLFDVVTGDGGEGNDILEFAPSADGHKEGMATDFHVVFTGGDGNDTLIGTDGADTLTGNKGDDHIVGGAGDDSITADSGTTGDSGNDVVDAGDGGDTVIAGPGDDTVQGGPGADLLLGNEGDDTLLGAADSTPTSTEVDTDTLVGGQGNDVLDGGPGDDHMTGASIGATGTSVVCGTIDPALSPDPSATVPDRDGDLEGIQTPDGKTPPRGDTGFELSGPPNDADQPAAQPPLLDPSDQFGNDSVRGGAGDDLLAGGPGDDNLVGGAGNDNVCGDGGVDHLAGDDPDDLTLVGDDIVEAGPGDDTVDAGPGFDDVAGGEGRDRIIGGDGGDVVFGDGGDVHRDDAGNTLAAVLAAGQASVNDVYGRMRSVGLPGHNDDAPHGVVPGNPSPSLPMSQCAGRVDPDAKTEAGGARCVGGGDGGPGFAQPGGPCSPFHDDPFADCIDGGDGKDYLFGGVGDDDLDGGDGGDVIAGMYDDDVVRGGKGEDTLNGDEGNDTLRGGEGKDTLDGGPSADSLFGEGGNDTLLGQGGLDTLDGGGGNDEYHGGGDEDVLLTSPGADLFHGDAGSDVVTYAAARAAVSVTADDQPDGATGNDGVSGEHDNVRSDVEQVVGSPFADHMDAASSTTTLSGGAGNDTLTASTVGSVLFGDDGDDTLTGRDNRDTLHGGAGKDTLDGGAGADTLLGEDGDDTILAGPAPDLAPINQGDVISGGAGTDTVDYSARWRAIDVTLDGSPNDGQLGYTELTQVCHINRFGVRVCVPRAVYVAPEGDNVAGDVEIVLGGSGNDTLTGNPSANTLKGNGGNDKLDGRAGPDTLDGGSGTDTCRRDTADRSVVRCERVVRT from the coding sequence ATGAAGACGACTCACTGGCGCGCCGCGCTCGCCGCGACGCTGATGATCGCGACGGCACTCGTCGTCATCCCGCTGCGGGCACAAGCCGCACCCGACCAGGGCGTGCTCGACGCCCTCGACATGCTGACGAGCGCGACCGGCATGATCCGCTCGGCCGCCGACATCGCCGACCTCGCGCCGTCGCTGCCCTTCACCGACGCCCGGCCCGCCGACTTGCTGCGCGACCTCGCCGACCGCATCCCGGCGGCCGACGATCTCACCGACGCGTCGTCACTCCAGCGTCAACTCGAACACGCCGATACCACCCTCCACGACGGCGTCGTCGTCCAGTTCGGCTGCCCGCCCGGCGACGACGGATGCCCGACGCCCGTCGTCGTGTCGCTGCCGTCAGCTCCGGGCGGAATGTTGCGCCTCGACCTACCCATCGACGTGTCGCGCCCCGGCCACGGCGACGACGGCACTCCGTCCGGCGACGCCAGCCTCCTCATCCCGGCGGCGACCGACGGTGGTAGCAACATGCTGACCTCGACGACGCGCGACATCGACGTGTCGATGCACTTCGGCACGACGCTGCGGCTGCGCCGCCAGTACGGCGACATGACCGCCGCCGACGGCACGTGGCTCGAAGGCTCCTCCGCGGGGCGCGCCCCCGTCATCGACCTCGGCGCCGACGCCGTGTTCGACCACGTCGACATCCCCCTGCGTCTCGGCATCGTCGACATGGACGCGACCGTCAACGGGCACTCGCACTTCACCGCACCCGTGACGTTGCGCGACCCCAACGGCGACGGCCGCGTCACGCGCGCCGAATGGGAGACGCTGCGGCCGGGCGACCTGTTCAACACGCCCGGCGCCAGCCCGTCGGGCGACGCCGCCCTCGACCTCGACCTCACGACACCCGCGCTCGACGACGGCCCCACCGCCACGCTGCACGCCGCGGGCACGATGACCGACGGCACCTTCACGCCGACGGTCACCGGCTCGCTCGGCGACCTGAGCCGCTTCGACCTCCTGCACGCCGACAACCTGCGCGACGCGCTCTCGAAGCTGGCCGCGATCCTGCGGACCGCCGGCAGCGTGGCCGGCCACAACGTGCCGTTCCTCGGCGACGACCCGACAAGTGGCTTCTCCGGCAACCTCGCCGACGCGACGGGCATCGTCGATCGGCTGGTCCGCGCGCTCGACGCCCAGTCCGTGGTGTGCAACAAGGACGGCGGCGAACCCGTGCCGAACGGCACACCGCTGCCGGCGGGCACGATCCTGCGCTGCCGCGCCGCGATCGCCCGCGCCACGGATGCCATCTCGTCGATCGACTGGCGCGCCGATGGTGCCGACGTCCACGGCGCCGTCGAGGGCACCGTCGGCCAGGCCCCGCTGCACGACGTGCTGGTGGAACTCACGCGCCCCGGCGTCCCCGACGTCCACGTGGCCTACCGCGACGCGGCGGGATCGCACCTCGCCGGCCTGGCGGCGCAGAGCATCAACGAGATGCAAGCGGCGCTCGACACCGCGCACGTGCCGGTGGACCTGCGCTGGGACGCGGCGCACACCGCGCTCGTGGCCAGCCTGCAGACCTCGGCGGCCCATGACGTGGACACCGACGTGCCGCTGGCCGTGGGCGACGTGCTCGCCGGCGACGGCGGCGGCCAGCACGCCAGCGGGCTGGTGGGTCTCAACGCCGACCACGCCATCGCGCACGTGCATCTCACCGCGCCCCAACTCAGCGTCGGGCTCGGTCTGGTGATGGCGCCGCCGACCGGCGACTTGCCCGCCGGCTCGGCGGACCGGGTGATGGTCGTCGACCCCGGCACCGGTCTGCTCAACATCGGCGCCGCCACCGTGACTGCGCCGGCGAACCCCAAGCTCACCGGCCGGGTCGGGTTCCTGGGCGTCGACGCGACCCTGACGAACTTCCGCCTCGGCTCTCCCACCGGCACCAACGCGCTGCACGTCGCGCTCAACCAGCGCACCGGCACCGACTGGCCCGAGGCGTGGCCGCTGCCTGCCCTCGTCGACCGTCCCGCCGACGCCCTGGCGGCGACGATCGCCCTCGGCGCCACCGGCGACCTCGCCGTGGGAGTGCACGCCGGCGCGCACTCGACGTGCCCGGCTTCGACCGACGGCTGCGTCTCGGCGCTCGGCGCCCACGTGAGCTTCGAATGGCCCGACGTGCTGACGGGCGCGCCGGAGATCTCGGGCGACTGGTCGGCGTTCAATCCCTTCCGCACGTACGGATCCGGCGACCCGAAGGTCATGCTCGGCGCCATCCTCGACCAGCTCGACGCGCTCGCCGGCTACCTCGACTCGTCCGAGCTGCGAAAGCCGCTGCCGCTCGTCGGCGTGTCGCCCGCGTCCCTCATCGGCGACATCAGCGACGCGCGCGCCAAGCTCGCCGCGCTGCGCGGCGCTCCGGGCACGACCGCGCCCCAGACGCTGCAGGATCTCGCCGACGCCGTTACCACGGCGCTGCATCTGCCCGCGGGCGCCATCACGCTGGCGATCGAAGACGGCGTGCTGAAGGCGGAGTTCAAGGACGCGCTGGCGCCCGACGCGATCGACGTACCCCTCAGCGCGGCGTTCGGCAACCGCGGCGCGGACGTCTTCGACCTCGGCGGCGCGCTCGTGCACCTTGCGCCGTCGGGCGCGGTGCACTTCGAGGCCGATCTTCCCCTCGACGGCACCCCGCCGTCGCTCGGCGACGCGGGTCTCGAAGCCGGCCTCGACGCCGACATCACCCTCCCCGACCACAGCCACGTCGGCGTCGGCCCGTTCATGCTGCCGATCGACAGCGGCCAGGCCGCACTGGACCTGCACATCGCGGCCGACCCGGCGCATGGCGTCCAGCTGCTGTCCGACGGCGGGGGCGTCGACTGCGGCACGGTCACGAACCATCAGACCATCACCGCGCTCGACGGGCTGGCGTGCGCCCGCCTCGACCTCGGCGCGCTCGGCCAGCTCGGCGCCGTGCTGCGCGACGACGGCCACACCGTCGACGCCAGCGCGCCCGACTTCGACTTCAGCCACCTGACCTTCGACTTCACGACGCTGCTGCAGGGCTTCGACGCGCTCACCGGCACGCTCGGGTCGGCGATGCGGACCGGCCACACGCTGCCCGTCATCGGCGACGCCCTCGACGGCGGCAGCGACGCCGTCGGCAAACTCCAGGCAACGGTGCAGGACCTGCGCGACCAGCTGGCGACGCTCCCACCCGACATGGGCACCATCGAGTCGACGATCGAGACGAAGCTGCCGGGCAGCGACGCCACGTTCTACTGCGGCACCGGCACGTGCCTGTCGCAACAGGACACCAACCTCGTCGACGTCACCGACCTCCAGGTCCACTTCTCCCCGAACAAGCCGATCGACGTCGCAAAGCCGTTCAACCTCGGCCTGCCCGGCTTCCCGCTCTCGACCAGCGGCACCGTGCGCGTGCTCGGTGGCCTCGACGGTGACGTCACCTTCGGCATGAGCCGCGACGACGGGCCCTACGTGTCGTTCCCCCATGGCGCGCCCGCGCTCCACGTCGGCGTGAACGCCGGCCTCGGCACCGCCGAGGCGCCGTGCTCGACGACCGCGCCCGTCATCAAGAAGCTGCCTGGCTACGACAACACCCGGTGCATCCGCGGCCGCCTCGGCCTCCTCACGGCGCAACTGGCCGACGGCGACGGCGGCGTCAACTCTCCCAAGACCAGCATCGGCGTCGACGCGTCGCTCGCGGTCAGCGGCGGCGCCCTCGACGCGGAGAACCGCCAGCGCGTGCCGCTGCGCGACTTCAGCACCCGCACGGTGGACGTCACGCCGACGGTCACCGGCGGCGCCGACCTCAACCTCCGCTTCCGCACCGGCATCGACGGCAACGACGGCCTGCCGTCGCTCGCCGGCCGCATCGACGGGCACTGGTCGCCGACTGGTACGAGGGCGCCGACGCTCAGCCTTGATCAGCTCTACATCGACCCCGGCAACGCCATCGACAAGCTCGCCGGCCCCGTGATCAACCAGCTGAACGACTTGGTCGAACCGATCGTGCCGGTGTTCGACCTGCTGCAGGCGCCGCTGCCCGTCGTGTCGGATCTCCACTTGGTGGACCCGCCGAACCTGCTCGGGCTGCTCGGCAGCGCCACCGACAAGGGCCTCATCGACAGCGTGACGGGGATCGTGGCCGAGGCGCGCGCCCTCACCTCGCACGGCACCAACACGACCCTGATCCCGCTCGGCTTCAACGGTCAACCGGGCACGCTGGGCATCGACACCGCGACCGCCGCCACGCACCCGCCGACCCAGGGCAACGAGACGAGCCTGATCGGCGCGAGCGACATCGGCGTCTGCAGCCTCACCGACGCCACCCTCGTGCCCGGGACAGCGGCGCCGACGTGCCGGCGGCACCACACGGGCGACGTCGGGTTCGGCCAGCCTCCGACGCCGAATCCGTGCCCCACCTCCGACGACGTCCCCGAGAAGCTCGGCGTCACGGGCTTGTCGTTCCCGGTGCTCGACAGCCCGGCGTCGCTGGCGTCGCTGCTCGTGGGCAAAGACGCGACGCTGGTCGCGTACAACCCGCCGTGCTTGCACGCGTCCTTCGGCGCCCACCCGTCGACGACCATCCCCGTCGGCTTCATCCCCGTCACGTTGTCGGTCGGTATCGACCTCAACGTGGCCGGCCACTTCGGCGTCTCCTACGACACAGCGGGGCTCCGGTCGGTCGTCGACGGCGGCAACGTCAGCGGGCTGCTGCGGGGCTTCGCCCTCGACGATCTCCACGGTGACCCGTCGGATCCCGCCGAACTACACGTCGACGCCACGCTGAGTGGCCAGGCGGCCGTCAACGCGTTCGTGGCCAAGGCGGGCATCGAAGGCGGCGTCGGGCTCGGCCTCGACCTGAACCTGCAGGACCCGAACCACGACGGCCACGTCCGCTTCGACGAGCTCGACTCGCGCGGGCCGCTGTGCTGGTTCGACACGCAGTTCTCCGCCTTCTACTTCCTGCGCGCCTTCCTCGAGGTGCACTACCTCGTGGGCAGCCACCGCTCGAACCTCGACATCGTGCCGCGCACCGACGTCCCGCTCACCGACTGGAAGTGCGGACCTGCTCCGGATCTCGCCACGGACCAGCACAACACCAACCCGCACACGCTGAGCCTCAACACCACCAGCGGCGACGACCACATGACGGTCCGTCCGATCGAGGGCGGGCTGCGCGTCAGCCGCGGCGGGCGCGTCGAGGACCACCCCGGCCTGTTCGACGTCGTGACCGGCGACGGCGGCGAGGGCAACGACATCCTCGAGTTCGCGCCGTCGGCCGACGGTCACAAAGAAGGCATGGCGACAGACTTCCACGTCGTGTTCACCGGCGGCGACGGCAACGACACGCTGATCGGGACCGACGGCGCCGACACGCTCACCGGCAACAAGGGTGACGACCACATCGTCGGCGGCGCCGGCGACGACAGCATCACCGCCGACTCCGGCACCACGGGCGATTCGGGCAACGACGTCGTCGACGCCGGTGACGGAGGCGACACCGTCATCGCCGGCCCCGGCGACGACACCGTGCAAGGCGGACCCGGGGCCGACCTCCTGCTCGGCAACGAGGGCGACGACACCCTGCTCGGCGCCGCCGATTCGACGCCGACCTCCACCGAGGTCGACACCGACACGCTCGTGGGTGGGCAGGGCAACGACGTGCTCGACGGCGGGCCCGGCGACGACCACATGACCGGGGCCAGCATCGGTGCCACCGGCACGTCGGTGGTGTGCGGCACGATCGACCCGGCGCTCAGTCCCGATCCCTCCGCGACCGTGCCCGATCGCGACGGCGACCTCGAGGGCATCCAGACGCCCGACGGCAAGACGCCGCCGCGGGGCGACACCGGCTTCGAACTCAGCGGGCCGCCCAACGACGCCGACCAGCCGGCGGCACAACCTCCGCTGCTCGATCCCTCCGACCAGTTCGGCAACGATTCGGTGCGGGGCGGCGCCGGCGACGACCTGCTGGCGGGCGGGCCGGGCGACGACAACCTCGTCGGCGGCGCCGGCAACGACAACGTGTGCGGCGACGGCGGCGTCGACCACCTCGCCGGTGACGACCCCGATGACCTGACCCTTGTCGGCGACGACATCGTCGAGGCCGGCCCGGGCGACGACACCGTCGACGCCGGCCCCGGCTTCGACGACGTGGCCGGCGGCGAAGGGCGCGACCGGATCATCGGCGGTGACGGCGGCGACGTCGTCTTCGGCGACGGCGGCGACGTGCACCGCGACGACGCCGGCAACACGCTGGCGGCGGTGCTGGCCGCCGGGCAGGCATCGGTCAACGACGTGTACGGCCGCATGCGTTCGGTCGGTCTCCCCGGCCACAACGACGACGCGCCCCACGGCGTCGTGCCCGGCAACCCGTCGCCGAGCCTGCCGATGTCGCAGTGCGCCGGCCGCGTCGACCCCGACGCCAAAACCGAAGCGGGCGGGGCACGCTGCGTCGGCGGCGGCGACGGCGGGCCGGGCTTCGCCCAACCGGGTGGGCCGTGCTCACCGTTCCACGACGACCCCTTCGCCGATTGCATCGACGGTGGCGACGGCAAGGACTACCTCTTCGGCGGCGTCGGCGACGACGATCTCGACGGCGGCGACGGCGGCGACGTGATCGCCGGCATGTACGACGACGACGTCGTGCGGGGCGGCAAGGGCGAAGACACGCTCAACGGCGACGAGGGCAACGACACCCTGCGCGGCGGCGAGGGCAAGGACACCCTCGACGGCGGCCCGAGCGCCGACTCGTTGTTCGGCGAGGGCGGCAACGACACCCTCCTCGGCCAGGGCGGCCTCGACACCCTCGACGGCGGCGGCGGCAACGACGAGTACCACGGCGGCGGCGACGAGGACGTGCTCCTCACCAGCCCCGGCGCCGACCTGTTCCACGGCGACGCCGGAAGCGACGTCGTGACCTACGCCGCCGCTCGCGCGGCGGTGTCGGTGACCGCCGACGACCAACCCGACGGCGCCACCGGCAACGACGGCGTCAGCGGCGAGCACGACAACGTCCGCTCCGACGTCGAACAGGTCGTGGGCTCTCCCTTCGCCGACCATATGGACGCGGCGTCGTCGACCACGACATTGTCTGGCGGCGCGGGCAACGACACGCTCACGGCGTCGACCGTCGGCTCGGTGCTCTTCGGCGACGACGGCGACGACACGCTGACCGGCCGCGACAACCGCGACACGCTTCACGGTGGTGCAGGCAAGGACACGCTCGACGGCGGCGCCGGCGCCGACACGCTGCTGGGTGAGGACGGCGACGACACGATCCTCGCCGGCCCCGCGCCCGACCTCGCGCCGATCAACCAGGGCGACGTCATCTCCGGCGGTGCCGGCACCGACACCGTCGACTACTCGGCGCGCTGGCGCGCCATCGACGTCACCCTCGACGGCAGCCCCAACGACGGTCAACTCGGCTACACCGAGCTCACGCAGGTATGTCACATCAACCGCTTCGGCGTGAGGGTGTGCGTGCCGCGAGCGGTGTACGTGGCCCCCGAAGGCGACAACGTCGCGGGCGACGTGGAGATCGTTCTCGGCGGGAGCGGCAACGACACGCTCACGGGCAACCCGTCGGCCAATACGTTGAAGGGCAACGGCGGCAACGACAAGCTCGACGGCCGCGCCGGACCCGACACGCTCGACGGCGGCTCCGGAACAGACACGTGCCGGCGCGACACCGCCGATCGCAGCGTGGTCAGGTGCGAGCGCGTGGTGCGGACTTAG